ACAATGCTACCCGAGCTACCTGAACGGAGAACGCCGTCGCCATGATGAGGACCCTGTTTCTGCAAGCACCGTCGTTCGAAGGTTTCGACGGTGGCGCAGGCGCCCGCTATCAGAACCGGCGCGAGATCAAATCGTTCTGGTATCCGACTTGGCTCGCCCAGCCGGCCGCGATGGTCGAGGGCTCCAAGCTCATCGACGCGCCGCCGCACCGGCTGTCGCTCGCCGATGTGTTGCCGGAGGTGAAGGACCGCGATCTCGTGGTGCTTCACACCTCGACGCCGTCGTTCTCATCGGACGTCAAGACCGTCCGCGCCCTAAAGGCCGCCAATCCCAACCTTAAGGTCGGGATGATCGGCGCCAAGGTCGCGGTCGACGCCGCTGGCTCGCTGGATTCCTGCCAGGAACTCGACTTCGTCGCCCGCAACGAGTTTGACTTCACCATCAAGGAAGTCGCTGAGGGACGCGACTTCGGAAGCATTGACGGTCTGTCTTATCGCGGCCGTGACGGCCGCATCGTCCACAACAAGGAGCGCCAGCTCCTGCACAACATGGACGAGCTGCCGTTCGTGTCACCGGTGTACAAACGCGATCTCGTCATCGAGAACTATTTCATCGGCTATATGCGGCACCCGTATCTGTCGTTCTATACCGGGCGCGGCTGCAAATCGCGCTGCACCTTCTGCCTGTGGCCGCAGACCGTCGGCGGGCATGCTTACCGTACCCGCAGCGTCGGTCATGTGATCGAGGAACTGAAATACGCGAAGCAGGCCTTCCCGCAGGTGAGGGAAATTTTCTTCGACGACGACACGTTGACTGACAACCTGCCGCGCGTCGAGGAGCTCGCCCGCGAGATCGGCAAGCTCGGCATCACCTGGGCCTGTAACGCCAAGGGCAATGTGCCGCGCAAGACCCTCGAGGTAATGGCCGCGAACGGCTGCCGGCTCTTCGTGGTCGGCTACGAGTCCGGCAATCAGCAGATCCTGCACAACATCAAGAAGGGCATGCTGATCGACGTCGCCAAGAAGTTCACCAAGGACTGCCACGAGCTTGGCATCAAGATCCACGGCACCTTCATTCTCGGCCTCCCGGGCGAGACCAAGGAGACGATCCAGCAGACCATCAAGTTCGCGACCGAGATCAATCCGCACACGATCCAGATCTCCCTCGCGGCGCCGTATCCGGGCACCCACCTCTACAAGGAGGCGAAGGAAAACGGCTGGTTCGACACCAACAACGCGGACCTGGTCGACGAGAACGGCATCCAGATCGCGCCGCTGCACTATCCGCATCTGAGCCACAGCGAGATTTTCCACTCGGTCGAGGACTTCTATAAGAAGTTCTACTTCCGGGCTCCGAAGATCGCCTCCATCGTCAACGAGATGGTTCGTTCGCCGCAGATGATGAAGCGCCGGCTGCGCGAAGGCGTCGAGTTCTTCCAGTTCCTGAAAGAGCGCCGCGAGGCGGCGCTCTGAGGCGTCTGGTCGTCACGGCCGACGATTTCGGCCTGGCCTTCGAGGTCAACGAGGCTGTCGAGATCGCGCATCGCGACGGCATTCTTTCCGCAGCGAGCCTGATGGTGGCGGGAGCGGCCGCGTCCGACGCGGTCGCGCGCGCCCGGCGGCTGCCGAAGCTTCGTGTCGGCCTGCATGTCGTGCTGGTCGAAGGCGAGCCGAAGCTGCCGCCTGAAAAGCTCCCCGATCTCGTCGACAGCTCCGGGTATTTCCGCACCGATATGGCGCGGCTTGGCTTCGATATTTTCGCCAAGCCCGCGGCGCGGGCGCAGCTTCTTGCCGAAGTCGAGGCGCAGTTCGCAGCCTATGCGGCGACCGGGCTGCCGCTCGATCACGTCAACGCCCACAAGCACTTTCACCTGCATCCGACCATCGCCGGCGCCATCATCGCGATCGGCCGCCGCTATGGCATGAACGCGTTGCGTGTCCCGGTCGAGCCGCGCGGCGTGCTCGCGAAAATCGAACCCGCGCCGATCGGTGTGTCCTGGATCACCGGGCCCTATGCGTCGCTGCTCGGCCGCGCGGCGCGGCGTGCAGGCTTGCAGACCGCTGATGCCGTGTTCGGACTCGCCTGGTCGGGCGCAATGACCGCGCCGCGCGTCGAAGGCGTACTGCGGCACTTGCCGGAAGGCCGCACCGAAATCTACACGCATCCCGGGACGGCCGGCGGTTTCGCCGGCCACGCTCCGGGTTATCGCTATGCCGATGAACTTGCGGCGCTCACAACGCCTGAAGCCGTCGCGCTGGTGAAACGCGGCGACATCGCGCTCGGCGGCTACGCCGACCTGTAGAGTTGGCGCTAGGCGTTGCGCAGTTCGCGTGGGCGCTTCATGTAGCCCGCGCCCGCGAACCAGTCGATCGCCTCGACCAATCCATCGCGATAGGGCCTCGACGTGTAGCCGAGCTCGCGGCGCGCCTTGGTGTCGTCGAAGTGCATGTGATAGCGCGCCATGCGAAGCCCATCGACCGTCGCGAATGGCTCCTTGCCGGTGAAGCGCGCGGCGAACTCCGCGCCATAGGCAATCGGATAGATCACGGCGCGAGGGAGCTTCATCAGCGGCGGCCGGCCGCCCACGATCCAGGCGATGTCGGTCAGCACCTGCCGCAGTGTCACGTTCTCTCCGCCGAG
The Rhodoplanes sp. Z2-YC6860 genome window above contains:
- the hpnK gene encoding hopanoid biosynthesis-associated protein HpnK, whose protein sequence is MRRLVVTADDFGLAFEVNEAVEIAHRDGILSAASLMVAGAAASDAVARARRLPKLRVGLHVVLVEGEPKLPPEKLPDLVDSSGYFRTDMARLGFDIFAKPAARAQLLAEVEAQFAAYAATGLPLDHVNAHKHFHLHPTIAGAIIAIGRRYGMNALRVPVEPRGVLAKIEPAPIGVSWITGPYASLLGRAARRAGLQTADAVFGLAWSGAMTAPRVEGVLRHLPEGRTEIYTHPGTAGGFAGHAPGYRYADELAALTTPEAVALVKRGDIALGGYADL
- the hpnJ gene encoding hopanoid biosynthesis associated radical SAM protein HpnJ, whose translation is MRTLFLQAPSFEGFDGGAGARYQNRREIKSFWYPTWLAQPAAMVEGSKLIDAPPHRLSLADVLPEVKDRDLVVLHTSTPSFSSDVKTVRALKAANPNLKVGMIGAKVAVDAAGSLDSCQELDFVARNEFDFTIKEVAEGRDFGSIDGLSYRGRDGRIVHNKERQLLHNMDELPFVSPVYKRDLVIENYFIGYMRHPYLSFYTGRGCKSRCTFCLWPQTVGGHAYRTRSVGHVIEELKYAKQAFPQVREIFFDDDTLTDNLPRVEELAREIGKLGITWACNAKGNVPRKTLEVMAANGCRLFVVGYESGNQQILHNIKKGMLIDVAKKFTKDCHELGIKIHGTFILGLPGETKETIQQTIKFATEINPHTIQISLAAPYPGTHLYKEAKENGWFDTNNADLVDENGIQIAPLHYPHLSHSEIFHSVEDFYKKFYFRAPKIASIVNEMVRSPQMMKRRLREGVEFFQFLKERREAAL